Sequence from the Panicum virgatum strain AP13 chromosome 5N, P.virgatum_v5, whole genome shotgun sequence genome:
TATATAGgtgcaatgtatacctgtgaaacgaatGGGAataccaccaccactaccaccaccaccaccaccagcagcagcatctgcaCCGTCACTACCGTCACCATCACCAGCGGAGCTGCTATCCCCAGTCTCTTGATACGGTGGACTACGCTCACCATCGCCATCATCTGTGGACGTGTCGCTGTTCACTGATTTTGCTGttgcttttcctttttgtttttgacGCTTCGAGTCACCCTTCGTATGCCCCCTCTGGAATTtcctcttccctaggtgagtgtcacccacatgtctacgtgcccaatcgctgatgcAAGCATCCCCCGTAGTGTCACGTAGATCTGAGAGGTTTATTTGATCCCTGACAATATGAGACGGGAGAGGGACGTctccgtcatcatcatcctcgtccagaactggagcgCGGTTAGATCgaccatattccatccattcccgcaccggattattctcatcataaaatgaaagatgggccagctggtcgataaaatcaccttcttcacgtatcggtgggccggagacctcctcTAGTCGCAGacgaaggttgtagttgacatagaccagcttgttaagtttcttgtgcgacaaTCGATTGCGAACttttgtatgcagcaaggcaaaagtactccagttgcgctcgcatccactggacgaacaacattgtgaaacaagccgCATGGCAAGATACtgcagctttggagtgcttgatccgaacatcatccaccaggacgctgTATGTGCAACCAagtatgtaagcaatatattcaaatatagagaaaataacaatatgttatggagtaactcttacatggggatgtctttgGATCCATCGCCATTCTCATTGCCATTTCACTGCCAAACTCGCCaaccttctgccgaaacacCTCAAGCTCCTGCAATGCCTGCACGGCGCTCTGGACATCCGTCATGCGCTCAAAAGTATCCCTCCATGCTCGTAtacacctcctctctgttccaccccccgtcggtacactgcttccgctctcgatTGGTCCAAGGCACGCTGCAGCTGagtctcctcatcttcttcttcaccgggatagtttccctccgctgcagccttctcccgtctcaacctctctcgagcCCGTTCAGCAGTTGCCTTCCTAGCCTTCTCAATGTCACGCTGAAAATACTCCCGCACATCTGGcggcacattcctgcaatggaccacctccgccccgcggtgagccaaatgttgtttcaatctagtcgcaccacctcctgcttTCTGCGTATTACAATACTTGCACCGCCATCCGGGATAAAAATTTTCACCATGTTCCCATACAATATCTTTATCTCTACCTgacattgtctatctgcataaaTGGACAACAAAGACATATCAATCACATAAATCCTAAAtcaacctaaatcctaaaaacaTATATGCACCTTAATATTCAATTCTACCTAAATCCTTACGTCATACACTtaaatcttacctaaatccTAACTACACCTAGATCATAcatctaaatcctaaaacaaatcatctaatacttGCAAAAACTCAAAGGGAAAAAAACAAACGGCTTACCTACCTCCCAGGCCGGCTTACCGCCTATTCCGGCCGGCTTACCGCTGCGCCCGGCCGGTTAACCGGCGCGGCCGGTTAGATCCGGCCCGAGGCCGGCTGACCGGTTCTGCCGGCCGGCTAGCCGCGCTAACCGAGCGGTTGGCCGGCGGTCACCGGCGGTCGGGCCTCCTGGCGCCGcctggagggagagggaggcggaaATGGGGTGGGGGGCGCAGGTCTGAAGGTTCTGGGGGGGGGCGCCTTATGTGTCGGTGACGGgccggtgggccttaatgggccgcctgttttttttttttaaattcaaatgcccccaaaatatatcaaatgaatgaatatttcaaaaaatttgacaccattacattcctcgcaacttgaagtatttttatgaattttttgggattttttcattttctggaattcaaatttaaaatttgaatttggccccGGTTTGAACcgcccggaaccggaaccgggccggaccggttacaccggtaaccgcggtaaccggtccggttcccattggtttttttaaccctggccTTGACTTGAACATATGCTTTGTGAAGGACAATGCGCAATTCATAATAAGATTCTTTTGTTTACCGCACAAGACGAGTGATATCATATACTACGTCTGTACTAAAATATAGTTATTTTTAGCTTTTCTAAAAATCAAACCTTTTAAACTTAACAGAAGATGATAAAAAAGTTATAAagattgaaaaatataaaagtgATATCAGTTTATTTATAATAAACTAAATTATTTTTAGAGATACTATTTGTTaaagataaaaatatttataaggaAAAATTAGATATGTACCATTAAAGTGAGATAACGATGATATATATCtaactttgtgattttttaATGGTACGGATTCAAATTTTTCTA
This genomic interval carries:
- the LOC120672140 gene encoding uncharacterized protein LOC120672140; the protein is MEYGRSNRAPVLDEDDDDGDVPLPSHIVRDQINLSDLRDTTGDACISDWARRHVGDTHLGKRKFQRGHTKGDSKRQKQKGKATAKSVNSDTSTDDGDGERSPPYQETGDSSSAGDGDGSDGADAAAGGGGGGSGGGIPIRFTGETQFTHATQDPDHGAPESPRRTVGPTDNDTPQYSSSSYSDSRHSFHYPIPDISMEPQTRWVYEWEDPHFYTMLVQEWETTSAWTGQSWQDYKAELLRVRGLNVMSIAEYQMASRMGVFPFLR